GGTGGAAGGCGGACACCTGGTCATCGCGGCCAGCCGCAAGCCAAACAGCAAGCAAGTGTACGCCGGGATCATCACGTCCAAAGAAAGGGTAATCTATCCCGTCTACGTGGAGGCCCGGGCGAAGATCAGCAACCTCGTCCTGTCCTCCGCCGTGTGGATGCTGAGCCCCGACGACACCCAGGAAATCGACATCCTGGAAGCCTATGGCAGCGACCGACCTGACCAAACGTGGTTCGCCGAAAGGGTACACCTGAGCCACCACGTCTTCATCCGCGAGCCGTTCCAGGACTACCAACCGACGGATCCAGGCTCCTGGTACTACGATGGCACCATCTGGCGGGAAGATTTCCATCGCTACGGCGTATACTGGCGCGACCCCTGGCACCTGGAATACTACATCGACGGCCAGCTTGTGCGCACCGTGTCCGGGGCATCCATCATCGATCCCCTTAACTACACCAATGGAACTGGCCTGAGCAAGGCGATGGACGTGATCATCGACATGGAAGACCAAAACTGGCGATCGGATAACGGCATCACCCCCACCGACGAAGAACTGGCCGACGACAGCAAACGCTTCTTCTACGTGGACTGGATCCGCTTCTATCAGCTGGTGCCCGAGGGCAACCAGTAGTTCAAGCTCGTTGGGGCAGGGCAAGCCCCGACGAGTGCTGTCTGACCGACAACGGTGAAACATATCAGCCCCTCAGGCCTGCCCTTGACAAAGGGTGGGCCTTTTTGTATATTGCCCTTACGCAGTTCCACATTATGAATACTTGTTTCAAAAACACAAGCGCAGAGCCACCATGCAAGAACCCTACCCCGGCACCCAGGCCGTGGTCCGGGCGCTCTCCCTCCTCAAAGCCTTCAGCGATGCCCGGCCAGCCTGGCACCTGACCGAATTGGCCCAGGCTGTGGGCCTGAATAAGACCACCGCCTACCGGTTGCTCAGCACCCTGGAGCGGGCCCAGTTCCTGGTGCGGGATCCGGCCACCGGCGCCTACCGCCTGGGCCCCGAGCTGATCGCGCTGGGCGCTTCGGCCCTGCGCTCCAACGATCTGCGCAGCATCAGCCGCCCGAGTCTGGAGGCGCTGGCTGCGGAGACGGGCGAAACCACTTCCCTGGAGATCCTGGTGAACGATCAGGTTTTGATCCTGGATGAAGTCTCCACCCGCTATCGGCTGGGCGTCTCCCAGGACGTGGGCAGCCGCCTGCCCGCCCACGCCACTTCCACGGGCAAGGTCCTCCTGGCCCATCAGCCCGCGGCCATGGTGGAAGCCCTCCTTCAACAGCCCCTGGCCCGCCTGACAGAGCGCACCCTCGTGGATCCGACCATGTTGCGCCAGGAGCTGGAACAGGTGCGCAGGCAGGGATATGCTGTGGCCGCCGGAGAGCTGGAGGCCGGCTTTGTGGCGGTGGCCGCGCCCATCTTCGACCATCATCGCCAGGTGGTGGCGGCCGTGAGCGTGGGCGGCCCCAGCACCCGACTAAACGAGGCCCATTGGCCTGCCCTGGTGGAGCAGGTTCAACGCTGTGCCCGTCACATTTCCCACCAGTTGGGATACCGGCCTGCCGGCGACGCTCCGACCGAAACCCAGGGGACGGCGCCGGCCTCCCCCCGTTGAAGCGGATTCACAAAAAAGGAGCGATACCATGCTGTTGAATTCCATCACTCGACTGAATGTTCCCGGCCCCGAAGCCCGGGCCTTCATTGCCCGGGATCATCGGGTCATTTCGCCGTCCTACGGCCGTGAGCATCCCTTTGTGATGTCCCACGGCAAGGGGTGCTATGTGTGGGATGTGGACGGCAACCGGTATCTGGATTTTGTGGCTGGCATCGCCGTCAACGCCACCGGGCACTGCCACCCCCGGGTCGTCCAGGCCATCCAGGAACAGGCCGAGCAGTTCATCCACATCTCGTCCGACTTCTACCACCAGCGCTGGATCGAGCTGTCAGAGCGCTTGAGCCAGATCGCGCCATTTGCGGAGCCGGCCCGGGTCTTCCTGGCCAATTCAGGCACGGAAGCGGTGGAGGCCGCCATCAAGCTGGCCAGCTACCACACAGGGCGCAGCCGCTTCATCGGCTTCATCGGTGGCTTCCACGGACGAACCCTGGGCGCGCTGGGTTTCACCGCCAGCAAGACCGTCCAGCGGGCCGGCTTCATGCCGGCACCGGCGGTGACCCACATCCCGTACCCCAACCCGTACCGGCCGGTCCTCCAGCCCATGCCCGGCGACCGGGACTACGGCGAAACAGTGGTGAACTATCTGGAGCAGGTGATCTTCCAGAACCTGGTCCCGCCGGAAGAGGTGGCGGCGGTTCTGGTGGAACCCATCCAGGGGGAAGGGGGCTACATCGTCCCACCGGATGGTTTCTTCCCCCGGCTGCGGGAGCTCTGTGACCGCCATGGGATTCTGCTGATTGTGGATGAAGTGCAGTCGGGGATGGGACGCACCGGAGAATGGTGGGCCATTCAACACTGGGGCGTGGAGCCAGACATCGTCTGCAGCGCCAAGGGAATTGCCAGCGGTGTGCCCCTGGGCGCGGTCATCGCCCGGGAACACATCATGACCTGGCCGGCAGGCGCCCACAGCAACACCTACGGGGGCAACCCCCTGGCCTGTGCCGCCGCGCTGGCCACCCTGGATGTGCTGGCCGAGGAGGGGCTGGAGAATGCCCGACTGCAGGGCGCATATCTGTTGGAGAGGCTGCGGAAGATGGCCGATCGACACCCCCACCTGGGCGATGTACGCGGCAAGGGGTTAATGGTGGGCGTAGAGCTGGTGGTGGACAGGGATTCCCGACGGCCGGCTGTGGCGCTGCGCAACCGGGTGAAGAAGCTGGCCTTCGAGCATGGCTTGTTGGTGATCGGCTGTGGCGTCAGCAGCATCCGGTTCTGCCCACCCCTGATCGTCAGCCGCCAGGAGGTGGACGAGGCGCTCCAGATCTTCGAACACGCCCTCACCCTGGCCGAGGAGGAGCAGGAGTAGGCCGGGCCTCACTCGATGGTGATGGATTCCAGGCCCGGCTCCGCCTCCGGATAGCGCATGTCCAGCGCTTCCAGCGCATCCACGATGACCTGGGAAACCACCAGATTCCGGTACCACTTGCGATTGGCCGGCACGATGTACCAGGGCGCGTAGGAGATGCTGGTCTCGCGGATGGCGTCGGCGTAGGCCTGCATATACTCGTCCCAGCGCTTGCGTTCGGCCAGGTCTCCTTTGTTGAACTTCCAACGCTTGTGGGGCGTGTCCAGCCGGGCCTGCAGGCGCTCCTTCTGCTCTTCCGGCGAAATGTGCAGGAAAAACTTGAGGATGGTGGTCCCCTCATCGGCCAGGAGTTTCTCGAACTGGCGGATGTGCTCATACCGCCGCTGCCAGACCTCCGGCGGCACCAGGTTGTGGACCCGCACCACCAACACATCCTCGTAGTGGCTGCGATTGAAGATGACTATCTCGCCGCTGCCCGGCGTATGTTTGTGAACCCGCCAGAGGTAGTCATGGCGGAGTTCCTCGGGCGTGGGAACTTTGAAGGCCGCCACCCGGACGCCCTGGGGGTTAACGCCGTCGAAGACGTGGCGGATGGTCCCATCCTTGCCGCCCGTGTCCATGGCCTGGAGCACGATCAGGACCTTGTGCTTTCCTTCCGCGTAGAGGAGCTCCTGCAGGGCTTCCAGCCGGCGGTTGAGCGCCTTGGTTCGTGCTTTCCCTTCCGCTTTCGAACCGGAAAACACCGACCTGTCGTCTGGATCCCACCGGCTCAGGTCGACGGCCATGCCGGGCTCGACCCGATAGTGGTCCACCGTCTTGTCTACCATGTGACAGTTCCTTCTCTTTCAGGCAGATTGCATTCACCCAGGACCGTCGCTACCACGCCACGGTGCCGGTCGATGGTGCGTCCGGGGGCGCGATGGAATCGACCCCAGGCAGCAAGCTGTGATACGATTTTGAGGCCATAGCCCTGAGACCATAGCATAAGGTGGCTTCAGGAGCAAGCCAGTTGGCCTGGCCGGATCTGCCCCCCGCTCTGGGGCAGAAGGGAGAACGACAGGGGGAAGGAAGCCCATGACCATGCCATTGAACCAGCCAGATTTTTCCCTGGCCGAGAAGGTGGCCCTGGTGACCGGCGCGTCCCGGGGGATTGGCGCAGCCATCGCCCGCACCTACGCCGCGGCCGGGGCGAAGGTGGTGTTGGCCAGCCGCAAACAAGAGGCCCTGGACGAGGTGGCTGCCCAGATCCAGGCGGCCGGGGGGACGGCGCTGGCCGTGGCCGCCCACACGGGCGACCCGGCGGCGGTGGCGCATCTGGTGGAACGAGCCGTGGAAACCTACGGCGGCGTGGACATCCTGGTCAACAACGCGGCCACCAGCCCCCACTTCGGCCCCCTGCTTACCGCCCAGGAGAGCCACTGGGACAAGACCCTGGACATCAACGTCAAGGGATACTTTCGCCTGGTCCAGGCCTGCGTGCCCGCCATGCGGGCCCGGGGCGGCGGGAAGATCATCAACGTGGCCTCCATCGCAGGTCTGCACCCCCAGCCGGGCATGGGTATCTACTGCGTCAGCAAGGCTGCGGTGATCATGCTCACCCAGGTGCTGGCCCAGGAGCTGGCGCCCGATGGGATCCAGGTCAACGCCATTGCGCCCGGCTACGTCCAGACCCGCTTCAGCCAGGCCATCTGGGACAACCCGACCCTGAACGACGCTGTGTTGCGGTCCATCCCCCAGCGCCGCATGGGCCGGCCCGAAGAGCTCACCGGCATCGCGCTCTACCTGGCCGCGCCGGCGTCTG
This genomic interval from Litorilinea aerophila contains the following:
- a CDS encoding family 16 glycosylhydrolase encodes the protein MNRERPASQHWEWDIYPVPVAPGDGYRWELLPMSDDFNYTAPADDKGPQFTQKWQDTYHNPWTGPGLTEWQRNHSWVEGGHLVIAASRKPNSKQVYAGIITSKERVIYPVYVEARAKISNLVLSSAVWMLSPDDTQEIDILEAYGSDRPDQTWFAERVHLSHHVFIREPFQDYQPTDPGSWYYDGTIWREDFHRYGVYWRDPWHLEYYIDGQLVRTVSGASIIDPLNYTNGTGLSKAMDVIIDMEDQNWRSDNGITPTDEELADDSKRFFYVDWIRFYQLVPEGNQ
- a CDS encoding IclR family transcriptional regulator — translated: MQEPYPGTQAVVRALSLLKAFSDARPAWHLTELAQAVGLNKTTAYRLLSTLERAQFLVRDPATGAYRLGPELIALGASALRSNDLRSISRPSLEALAAETGETTSLEILVNDQVLILDEVSTRYRLGVSQDVGSRLPAHATSTGKVLLAHQPAAMVEALLQQPLARLTERTLVDPTMLRQELEQVRRQGYAVAAGELEAGFVAVAAPIFDHHRQVVAAVSVGGPSTRLNEAHWPALVEQVQRCARHISHQLGYRPAGDAPTETQGTAPASPR
- a CDS encoding acetyl ornithine aminotransferase family protein; the encoded protein is MLLNSITRLNVPGPEARAFIARDHRVISPSYGREHPFVMSHGKGCYVWDVDGNRYLDFVAGIAVNATGHCHPRVVQAIQEQAEQFIHISSDFYHQRWIELSERLSQIAPFAEPARVFLANSGTEAVEAAIKLASYHTGRSRFIGFIGGFHGRTLGALGFTASKTVQRAGFMPAPAVTHIPYPNPYRPVLQPMPGDRDYGETVVNYLEQVIFQNLVPPEEVAAVLVEPIQGEGGYIVPPDGFFPRLRELCDRHGILLIVDEVQSGMGRTGEWWAIQHWGVEPDIVCSAKGIASGVPLGAVIAREHIMTWPAGAHSNTYGGNPLACAAALATLDVLAEEGLENARLQGAYLLERLRKMADRHPHLGDVRGKGLMVGVELVVDRDSRRPAVALRNRVKKLAFEHGLLVIGCGVSSIRFCPPLIVSRQEVDEALQIFEHALTLAEEEQE
- a CDS encoding polyphosphate kinase 2 family protein produces the protein MVDKTVDHYRVEPGMAVDLSRWDPDDRSVFSGSKAEGKARTKALNRRLEALQELLYAEGKHKVLIVLQAMDTGGKDGTIRHVFDGVNPQGVRVAAFKVPTPEELRHDYLWRVHKHTPGSGEIVIFNRSHYEDVLVVRVHNLVPPEVWQRRYEHIRQFEKLLADEGTTILKFFLHISPEEQKERLQARLDTPHKRWKFNKGDLAERKRWDEYMQAYADAIRETSISYAPWYIVPANRKWYRNLVVSQVIVDALEALDMRYPEAEPGLESITIE
- a CDS encoding SDR family NAD(P)-dependent oxidoreductase, with the protein product MTMPLNQPDFSLAEKVALVTGASRGIGAAIARTYAAAGAKVVLASRKQEALDEVAAQIQAAGGTALAVAAHTGDPAAVAHLVERAVETYGGVDILVNNAATSPHFGPLLTAQESHWDKTLDINVKGYFRLVQACVPAMRARGGGKIINVASIAGLHPQPGMGIYCVSKAAVIMLTQVLAQELAPDGIQVNAIAPGYVQTRFSQAIWDNPTLNDAVLRSIPQRRMGRPEELTGIALYLAAPASDFTTGAVFVIDGGQSVASLLPP